The following coding sequences lie in one Asterias amurensis chromosome 18, ASM3211899v1 genomic window:
- the LOC139951102 gene encoding uncharacterized protein isoform X2 has translation MAAAGRRGKLSLKRNRNDDDKPSISFKKPAQIPTSEVWDRGINNSKVEPEMCVEDRLSSRLTTETGQRQEWISLPELAPWFGLKGKEKEDSPKHEIIKMGTVSIEWRPLPKHCQLCLVRTRHKRAVQFQELSAGRLGLETMSAAPVSGEQTPASLQRSKTSRNGFENSVRKETAKETINIGRTVREENLPVNENHTTPQTTNAGADLPLRDKHRLSKSFVKKIDAGKFQDHRKEHFQASNSQTKGVQALLASLNTEGNHKSAEEFEVERKRSRRDNQGSLSSTLKNVDLGRRTVRKEDLPQQPSTVKANVDLPPQDNHSRKFERKIDAGKLQIKIKKIDAVQNLAQDLKKEPLSAAKYETKTVKAMPSNFKTEGNHKAIELIEDFDFDRERAKRKQSQGFHSSTVQNAPQTATTIHVKNTSNESYVNVSVKDSNSMEVKSNDAQMELIEEFDFEKVRLKQSSRPESENSNSNNQTSLGKTSLKTVNQRSKDQFPSGSVKKRFPSPLAKKKSKMVNHSNSTIMSHFKKYNLPLESNKLGSVGSSPKSSEKLLTMQLGDVSRTSSPEGGEILDMKVLSPEIIVLDSDSEDEILPPSPNTQCSSSLNTSKRKLSEISFEKDRTAVAKKPKLVDTVSTGPGMSGSLATRLILDQKPCSSSLAWQKQPCGRTITSQATKTLTGIKTTEIRNDSKVSPSIATKKPLFKRKPDKPGVETERIEEFTRKTDVSLGSIGVPKQGTPSQATLPIRQNFTKTNDGKMTASTTMLSKSLGGKTPNIAKHLRQKASLVERSHTPIKPKQVVRAPETQRRVPDVANQWIAKTNQSGFQTATDNHDVHSRLNDRNYQGSYPKPGITTHTPMTHKGINRDIQHPDRGINKDQQANRGTKQDQNFKRDGHPREVIEVCPLCTKEFQQGWSQLQKDEHIAKCLFLSGAEVTW, from the exons ATGGCTGCCGCGGGGCGCCGGGGAAAGTTGAGTTTGAAAAGAAATAGAAATGATGACGACAAACCATCTATATCCTTTAAGAAACCAGCTCAAATACCAACAAGTGAAGTTTGGGATAGAGGCATCAATAACAGCAAAGTTGAACCCGAGATGTGTGTGGAAGATCGGTTGAGTAGTCG TCTTACTACAGAAACTGGACAGAGGCAAGAGTGGATTAGTCTTCCTGAGTTAGCACCTTGGTTTGGTCTTAAG GGGAAAGAGAAGGAAGACTCTCCGAAACATGAAATCATCAAGATGGGTACCGTCTCCATTGAATGGCGCCCTCTTCCGAAACACTGTCAGCTTTGCCTGGTTAGAACCAGACACAAGAGGGCGGTACAATTTCAGGAACTCTCCGCCGGACGTCTCGGCCTTGAGACAATGAGTGCAGCTCCGGTGTCTGGCGAACAAACTCCAGCTTCTCTTCAGAGATCAAAGACTTCAAGGAACGGGTTTGAGAACAGTGTGAGGAAGGAGACGGccaaagaaactataaatattgGGAGAACTGTGAGGGAAGAAAATCTACCTGTCAATGAGAATCATACGACACCCCAAACTACAAATGCGGGTGCTGATTTACCTCTCAGAGATAAACATAGACTCAGCAAGAGTTTTGTGAAGAAAATTGATGCCGGGAAATTTCAGGATCATAGAAAAGAACATTTTCAGGCCTCAAATTCACAAACCAAAGGTGTGCAAGCATTGCTTGCAAGTTTGAATACGGAGGGAAATCATAAATCAGCAGAAGAATTTGAAGTTGAAAGAAAAAGATCAAGGAGGGATAATCAGGGCTCTCTTTCTTCTACCTTGAAAAACGTTGATCTCGGACGAAGAACTGTGAGGAAAGAAGATTTACCTCAACAGCCCTCAACAGTCAAAGCTAATGTTGACTTGCCTCCTCAAGATAACCACAGCAGGAAGTTCGAGAGGAAAATTGATGCCGGAAAACTTCAAatcaaaattaagaaaattgaTGCTGTGCAGAATCTCGCTCAAGATCTAAAGAAAGAACCCCTTTCGGCTGCAAAGTATGAAACCAAAACTGTCAAAGCAATGCCTTCAAATTTCAAGACGGAGGGGAACCATAAAGCAATAGAGCTGATTGAAGATTTTGACTTTGATAGAGAAAGAGCAAAAAGGAAGCAGAGTCAGGGGTTTCATTCTTCTACCGTACAAAATGCGCCTCAAACAGCAACAACGATTCATGTGAAGAATACTTCAAATGAAAGTTACGTAAATGTTTCCGTCAAGGACTCGAATTCTATGGAGGTTAAAAGTAATGATGCACAAATGGAGCTTATCGAGGAGTTTGACTTTGAAAAGGTAAGGTTGAAACAAAGCTCTCGACCGGAGAGTGAAAACTCCAACTCAAACAACCAAACCTCTCTTGGTAAAACCTCCCTCAAGACTGTGAACCAGCGCTCAAAAGATCAGTTTCCGAGTGGCTCAGTCAAGAAGCGTTTTCCATCGCCACTTGCCAAGAAGAAATCCAAGATGGTGAATCATTCCAACAGCACCATAATGAGTCATTTTAAGAAATACAACTTGCCTTTAGAGTCAAACAAACTTGGATCGGTTGGATCCTCACCTAAGTCATCTGAAAAGCTCTTAACAATGCAGCTTGGTGATGTTTCTCGGACCTCTTCTCCAGAAGGAGGAGAAATTTTGGACATGAAAGTTCTCTCACCGGAAATCATCGTCTTGGACAGCGATAGCGAGGATGAAATATTGCCACCCTCGCCAAATACCCAATGCTCATCTTCCTTGAATACCTCAAAAAGAAAACTCTCTGAAATATCGTTTGAAAAGGACAGGACAGCTGTTGCCAAGAAGCCAAAGCTTGTAGACACCGTGTCGACCGGTCCTGGCATGAGTGGAAGCCTTGCCACAAGGTTGATTCTTGATCAGAAACCCTGCTCTTCTTCCCTGGCTTGGCAGAAACAGCCTTGTGGAAGGACAATAACTTCACAAGCCACAAAGACACTAACTGGCATAAAAACAACTGAAATAAGAAATGATTCAAAAGTATCTCCCAGTATAGCAACAAAGAAGCCCCTTTTCAAGAGGAAACCCGATAAACCTGGAGTAGAAACGGAAAGGATTGAGGAATTTACAAGAAAAACTGATGTAAGCTTAGGCTCTATCGGAGTTCCGAAGCAGGGGACTCCGAGTCAGGCAACCCTGCCAATAAgacaaaatttcacaaaaacaaacGATGGAAAAATGACCGCCTCAACAACCATGCTTTCTAAATCTCTTGGGGGAAAAACACCAAACATTGCGAAGCATCTCAGGCAGAAAGCATCCTTAGTGGAACGCTCTCATACTCCAATAAAACCAAAACAGGTAGTCAGAGCACCTGAAACACAGAGAAGAGTGCCAGACGTAGCAAATCAATGGATAGCCAAGACTAATCAGTCAGGATTCCAGACTGCTACAGACAATCATGATGTTCACTCAAGACTCAATGATAGAAATTACCAGGGAAGCTACCCCAAACCGGGCATCACAACCCATACCCCGATGACTCATAAAGGTATCAACCGGGATATTCAACACCCCGATCGAGGTATAAACAAAGACCAGCAAGCCAATCGTGGTACAAAGCAAGACCAAAACTTCAAGAGGGATGGTCATCCGCGTGAAGTCATAGAAGTTTGCCCTCTGTGTACAAAAGAGTTCCAGCAGGG GTGGAGTCAACTTCAGAAAGACGAACATATCGCAAAGTGTCTATTCCTAAGTGGAGCTGAGGTGACCTGGTAG
- the LOC139951102 gene encoding uncharacterized protein isoform X1 gives MAAAGRRGKLSLKRNRNDDDKPSISFKKPAQIPTSEVWDRGINNSKVEPEMCVEDRLSSRTPKVTKEISSSLTTETGQRQEWISLPELAPWFGLKGKEKEDSPKHEIIKMGTVSIEWRPLPKHCQLCLVRTRHKRAVQFQELSAGRLGLETMSAAPVSGEQTPASLQRSKTSRNGFENSVRKETAKETINIGRTVREENLPVNENHTTPQTTNAGADLPLRDKHRLSKSFVKKIDAGKFQDHRKEHFQASNSQTKGVQALLASLNTEGNHKSAEEFEVERKRSRRDNQGSLSSTLKNVDLGRRTVRKEDLPQQPSTVKANVDLPPQDNHSRKFERKIDAGKLQIKIKKIDAVQNLAQDLKKEPLSAAKYETKTVKAMPSNFKTEGNHKAIELIEDFDFDRERAKRKQSQGFHSSTVQNAPQTATTIHVKNTSNESYVNVSVKDSNSMEVKSNDAQMELIEEFDFEKVRLKQSSRPESENSNSNNQTSLGKTSLKTVNQRSKDQFPSGSVKKRFPSPLAKKKSKMVNHSNSTIMSHFKKYNLPLESNKLGSVGSSPKSSEKLLTMQLGDVSRTSSPEGGEILDMKVLSPEIIVLDSDSEDEILPPSPNTQCSSSLNTSKRKLSEISFEKDRTAVAKKPKLVDTVSTGPGMSGSLATRLILDQKPCSSSLAWQKQPCGRTITSQATKTLTGIKTTEIRNDSKVSPSIATKKPLFKRKPDKPGVETERIEEFTRKTDVSLGSIGVPKQGTPSQATLPIRQNFTKTNDGKMTASTTMLSKSLGGKTPNIAKHLRQKASLVERSHTPIKPKQVVRAPETQRRVPDVANQWIAKTNQSGFQTATDNHDVHSRLNDRNYQGSYPKPGITTHTPMTHKGINRDIQHPDRGINKDQQANRGTKQDQNFKRDGHPREVIEVCPLCTKEFQQGWSQLQKDEHIAKCLFLSGAEVTW, from the exons ATGGCTGCCGCGGGGCGCCGGGGAAAGTTGAGTTTGAAAAGAAATAGAAATGATGACGACAAACCATCTATATCCTTTAAGAAACCAGCTCAAATACCAACAAGTGAAGTTTGGGATAGAGGCATCAATAACAGCAAAGTTGAACCCGAGATGTGTGTGGAAGATCGGTTGAGTAGTCG GACCCCAAAAGTAACAAAAGAAATTTCTTCTAGTCTTACTACAGAAACTGGACAGAGGCAAGAGTGGATTAGTCTTCCTGAGTTAGCACCTTGGTTTGGTCTTAAG GGGAAAGAGAAGGAAGACTCTCCGAAACATGAAATCATCAAGATGGGTACCGTCTCCATTGAATGGCGCCCTCTTCCGAAACACTGTCAGCTTTGCCTGGTTAGAACCAGACACAAGAGGGCGGTACAATTTCAGGAACTCTCCGCCGGACGTCTCGGCCTTGAGACAATGAGTGCAGCTCCGGTGTCTGGCGAACAAACTCCAGCTTCTCTTCAGAGATCAAAGACTTCAAGGAACGGGTTTGAGAACAGTGTGAGGAAGGAGACGGccaaagaaactataaatattgGGAGAACTGTGAGGGAAGAAAATCTACCTGTCAATGAGAATCATACGACACCCCAAACTACAAATGCGGGTGCTGATTTACCTCTCAGAGATAAACATAGACTCAGCAAGAGTTTTGTGAAGAAAATTGATGCCGGGAAATTTCAGGATCATAGAAAAGAACATTTTCAGGCCTCAAATTCACAAACCAAAGGTGTGCAAGCATTGCTTGCAAGTTTGAATACGGAGGGAAATCATAAATCAGCAGAAGAATTTGAAGTTGAAAGAAAAAGATCAAGGAGGGATAATCAGGGCTCTCTTTCTTCTACCTTGAAAAACGTTGATCTCGGACGAAGAACTGTGAGGAAAGAAGATTTACCTCAACAGCCCTCAACAGTCAAAGCTAATGTTGACTTGCCTCCTCAAGATAACCACAGCAGGAAGTTCGAGAGGAAAATTGATGCCGGAAAACTTCAAatcaaaattaagaaaattgaTGCTGTGCAGAATCTCGCTCAAGATCTAAAGAAAGAACCCCTTTCGGCTGCAAAGTATGAAACCAAAACTGTCAAAGCAATGCCTTCAAATTTCAAGACGGAGGGGAACCATAAAGCAATAGAGCTGATTGAAGATTTTGACTTTGATAGAGAAAGAGCAAAAAGGAAGCAGAGTCAGGGGTTTCATTCTTCTACCGTACAAAATGCGCCTCAAACAGCAACAACGATTCATGTGAAGAATACTTCAAATGAAAGTTACGTAAATGTTTCCGTCAAGGACTCGAATTCTATGGAGGTTAAAAGTAATGATGCACAAATGGAGCTTATCGAGGAGTTTGACTTTGAAAAGGTAAGGTTGAAACAAAGCTCTCGACCGGAGAGTGAAAACTCCAACTCAAACAACCAAACCTCTCTTGGTAAAACCTCCCTCAAGACTGTGAACCAGCGCTCAAAAGATCAGTTTCCGAGTGGCTCAGTCAAGAAGCGTTTTCCATCGCCACTTGCCAAGAAGAAATCCAAGATGGTGAATCATTCCAACAGCACCATAATGAGTCATTTTAAGAAATACAACTTGCCTTTAGAGTCAAACAAACTTGGATCGGTTGGATCCTCACCTAAGTCATCTGAAAAGCTCTTAACAATGCAGCTTGGTGATGTTTCTCGGACCTCTTCTCCAGAAGGAGGAGAAATTTTGGACATGAAAGTTCTCTCACCGGAAATCATCGTCTTGGACAGCGATAGCGAGGATGAAATATTGCCACCCTCGCCAAATACCCAATGCTCATCTTCCTTGAATACCTCAAAAAGAAAACTCTCTGAAATATCGTTTGAAAAGGACAGGACAGCTGTTGCCAAGAAGCCAAAGCTTGTAGACACCGTGTCGACCGGTCCTGGCATGAGTGGAAGCCTTGCCACAAGGTTGATTCTTGATCAGAAACCCTGCTCTTCTTCCCTGGCTTGGCAGAAACAGCCTTGTGGAAGGACAATAACTTCACAAGCCACAAAGACACTAACTGGCATAAAAACAACTGAAATAAGAAATGATTCAAAAGTATCTCCCAGTATAGCAACAAAGAAGCCCCTTTTCAAGAGGAAACCCGATAAACCTGGAGTAGAAACGGAAAGGATTGAGGAATTTACAAGAAAAACTGATGTAAGCTTAGGCTCTATCGGAGTTCCGAAGCAGGGGACTCCGAGTCAGGCAACCCTGCCAATAAgacaaaatttcacaaaaacaaacGATGGAAAAATGACCGCCTCAACAACCATGCTTTCTAAATCTCTTGGGGGAAAAACACCAAACATTGCGAAGCATCTCAGGCAGAAAGCATCCTTAGTGGAACGCTCTCATACTCCAATAAAACCAAAACAGGTAGTCAGAGCACCTGAAACACAGAGAAGAGTGCCAGACGTAGCAAATCAATGGATAGCCAAGACTAATCAGTCAGGATTCCAGACTGCTACAGACAATCATGATGTTCACTCAAGACTCAATGATAGAAATTACCAGGGAAGCTACCCCAAACCGGGCATCACAACCCATACCCCGATGACTCATAAAGGTATCAACCGGGATATTCAACACCCCGATCGAGGTATAAACAAAGACCAGCAAGCCAATCGTGGTACAAAGCAAGACCAAAACTTCAAGAGGGATGGTCATCCGCGTGAAGTCATAGAAGTTTGCCCTCTGTGTACAAAAGAGTTCCAGCAGGG GTGGAGTCAACTTCAGAAAGACGAACATATCGCAAAGTGTCTATTCCTAAGTGGAGCTGAGGTGACCTGGTAG